Genomic window (Lycium barbarum isolate Lr01 chromosome 2, ASM1917538v2, whole genome shotgun sequence):
AAATATTTCCTTCCCCAATTCTTCTTGAACTTGGATCTTGATCACTTCGAATGTAGACTCTTTTTTGAACTTGAGACTTCTTGCATATCTTGATGCTCCATAAATTTTGAGCCTTCTTTAAATAACAAATTGGTCTTGATCTTTTCCTAAAGCATCGAGAACCAATTAATTCCTTTCTTTATTGGCATTGCATTTGAGACCCTCTAATATTCTGAATCCCTTAGGACATGGTCTTTCTTTGTAAATGTCCTCGTAGGATAATTTCCGGCAAATAGTCTCAATCccttttttcttgatttcataGACTTTCCAACCTCTAGATTGTAGTGTAGCCATAGAGATATTTTCCTTCCATAAAATTAATATTGTAATAAATCTTCATTGTAGTAAATATCCTTTCCATGATTCTTGTAACTTGATTTGGGAAATCTTTTTCTCCCATATCTTCTCCCGTAATTCCATCTCGTAATATCTTCTTCTTCATATTTATTTAGATCTTCACCAAATCTTTAATCATCAAATAAACCTGtacaaaaataaatttaccacaagtaaatgttcttttattaaataattgtgttggtttgttatcatcaaaattaGTAGGTGAAACCTTGGACCTAACACACTTTATTCACCTCCGCGCTTCTTGACATGTTAGAAATGCGGCAGTCCCAGAATTTTAAGGTTGTGAGTGCTCCACCTTTTGTTAATGGGATTgggctcctctccattttccccaagttctacCTTGGACTAGAGACACATGACATGAATTAGAATTAATGGCTAAGATTTAATTAACTAAAGCACGGATCTCTAACCATGATttacataattaataacttatccataaatatattaaaattattttctctctcttcctattttacTTTTCCTACGAAGTAAAATATCTTTTCACCTTTACCCGATTATTTTTCCCACTTAATTTTTTTCCCTACGCAGAAATAGACCCCATTATTCAATTGGtgatattttccatttttttcaattatgatgcttactaattcacataatatagaccccattattcaattgataattgtatatttatgaaagAGTTGTTTATATTCTGGAAAATATCACCATTAAAGAGTTGTCAtaattgaaaaaaatgaaatattaaaataggaagagagagaaaatattttaatatatttatggataagttGTTAATTATATAAACCATGGTTGGAGAGCTTTGCTTTAGCCAATTAAATCTTAGCCATTAATTCTAATCTATGCCATGTATCTCTAATCTAATGTAAAACTTGGGAAAAATGGAGATATGAGAAATGGAGAGGAGTTTAATCCTTGTTAATGTATGGTTGCTACAAAACACATGAGCATAAGTGCACAAAAATTTGACAGTGAAAAGAAATAATGAGCAAATTATAACTAATACTATTATTTGAGTCCAACCATTTCTCATTGATTCATTTCTTTGGTTCAAATGTGTTATTGCCTGATATTTTGTGATACTCATTCCTATTGCATCTgtttatatttatgaaagtatctTTTGGTCCAACTTACAATGGGAGCCATCCAAAAAAATTCTTTAGGCCATCGTTCttgagtttgttgatgctttttcCTGCCCTTGTCATTATGTTTTATCGAGTTTCTCTAGCATTTAGTTGAATTTCGGTTTGATTTTAATAAGTTTAGCCTATTGTACAAGTCTGCTTGATAAAATCTACTCCCCTAAACTCTAAGCTTGTATTTGCAGAGTTATGAAGCAGCTCCATTACCTGGATCCAAACAACTACTCCAGGACACTCGAGACTACACTGACCTTTGGGATGATTATGGCCTTGGAGGAGTAGGAAATTGTGATGAAGCCAGTTTCTCGAATTACACAAAGGCGAATTCCTCCTTAAGGAAAGGAGGAATTTCACCCCATATCTGTCCAGCTGATGATCAGAGATCGGTCACCAGCTCTTGTGCTGGTCAAACTCAAATCACTCTGCTCAGAACAACCTCTCCTGGTGGTGATTACTCTATCTCTAGAAGAAACTCTATGGGAGACTTGAGATCATTTTCATCTTGCAATAGGTGTAAACCTGCTATAGTAAGTACTCGGAGCTCTAATGTAATCGTGCCATTGACAGATTCACACTCTTTAAATCAATTGCACCCAAAGAGTAAAGGGATGAACTTGTCATGGTTGTTCCCTAAGCtaaagaagaaaaacaagaatGAAAATTCATGGAGAGAATTCGAGGATATTTCTTCTGTCGAAACATTGAAGAAAGAGCTTGTGGAAGCGAAGGAGAGAAGAGAGTCAGCCCTGATGGAAGCCGCAGAAATGAAGTCTTCTTTAGGAGAGTTAAAGCAAAAATTGGAGTACTTAGAAACTTACTGTGAGGAGCTCAAGAAAGCCTTGAAACAAGCAAATGTTCAAGCAAAAGATAATTCACTAGTATTCAACAAGCTTATAGACCTTCCAAGAGGAGAAAACACGATTCCTGTTAGTGAAGAGGTAATGGTTGAAGGGTTTTTGCAGATAGTATCAGAATCAAGACTATCAGTGAAGCAATTTTGTAAGACTCTTATTGCACAGGTTGAAGAGACGGATAACTCTTTAACCGATAACTTAAACCTTCTACTTCAACCTTACAAGCTTTCTCTTAATTCGAAGCTCTCAAAGGCGGTGTTATACCATGTGGAAGCCATCATAAACCAGTCACTCTTCCAAGATTTCGAGAACGTTGTGTTCCAAAAGAACGGCGCTCCAAAGCACTTGGACCCTCAACAAGATTGCAACGATCAGTTCTCGTCCTTTGTCTCGTTGAGGAACCTAAGCTGGAATGAAGTGCTAAGAAAGGGGACAAAGTATTATAGTGAAGATTTCAGCAAATTTTGTGATCAGAAGATGTGTTGCATCATCACAACACTTAACTGGAGAAGGCCATGGCCAGAGCAACTCCTGCAGGTAGGGGTGTCAAATTACCTGCCCAAAAGTTACTTGTACTGAAATGGGCTAAAAAACGGATCATAACCCAACCCGCCTAATTCTTACAAAGTTTTaacttttttttgctcttttataattatttaagtacctaataaaactattttgttctttattatgactatatataacatatcaaacaataaaaatatctttttgaaaaatattttaacAAGGTTTCTTATGGATTGGGCTACCTATCAGCCTAATTTTTAGATGGATTGGGCAATGGATTGAACTAATTAATGGGTGGATCAAACTTAGACGGGTTGGACAAATCATGTTTTAATGAGCTAATTTTGCTACTCCTACGTGCAGGCATTCTTTGTTGCTACTAAGTGCATTTGGTTGCTGCATTTGCTCGCCTTTTCGTTCGACCCTCCCCTTGGGATTCTCAGGGTTGAAGAGAATACAACTTTTGATAATAATTACATGGAGGATGTATTTGCAGATAAGCAAAAAACACAAGGTTTGGTTAAGATCATGGTAATGCCTGGTTTCTATGTGCGTGATAAAGTACATAGGTGTAAGGTAATTTGTAGGCATAAATCTGCAACCTAAATTACTAATTAGGATCTCTTTCTTAATTCTTTTTTATCTAACTTGTAATGTTGATCTCATGCTAATCATTTGCTTGAACAGATTATCTAATATACTTCTATGAAACAATTACTTATTATCCAATTCTCACtggattttcttattttattttccttagTTTTCTAATGAATGAAATGGACCACAAAGGTGTAAATTTTCCCCCATCAACAGATGAGTTTAAGCAAACAACAATACAGTCACGCCTCAATCTCAAGCTAGTTGATGTCGCCTAATAAATTGACTAATGTTATGTTGACCATCAACctaccataattttttttttatccgagCTTAGAACGATAATGTGAGCAAACTCAAACAAATTAACAATTTTTTAGCAAACAAATTAGGAAAATTGTGGTAAATAGGTCATAAAAGAGGTTTGATGATTGGGGAGATAACTAGTTTAGTAATAACCCGGAAATTAGGGGTtgaataagccacaatggaattgAATCTCATTCACAAAAGAAATTTTTACTATCTGCCTCGTGCAACTGACACTCAAAATTGTGTGAGgcacaaaaattaaaaaattcatCATAAAGTAGCTCAGTTGATAAATCCGAGTTTTGGATCTTTCGTGAAACCAAAACAATTTTACTTCAACATATCTTTTGTAATTTTCActttaaatactttttaaatttagTATGATGAAGCGAGTTGCAGACGAGAAAGATAATGAAATAGCATAAAATAAATACTGCTAATTAATAAGGCATAATGAAAATGATCatcatctaaaaatactaaatcatgctaaaataaatacggctaataagtattaattacataataaagaaaaaataaaattaagttatgtactTTCATTGTTTAAATTAACAATGCAAAACTAattaatagatatccaacattattatcATTCTTATTGTTAGGCTTGAATTACTTTTGTTAGCATTAATATTGATTTGGttttgactttatttgagttTCTTACATCTATGAGTTATAAATCTTATTGGAAccattcaaaattttaagtccAAACTTGAAATAATATATTAAAAGATAAAAGCTACGAAAAAagaaatattaataaattataaTATAAGTAAatcttttatgtataaaatattttaaaaatttatatacatgtaatgtcgggttggtgtGATTCAGTTTGACCTTTTTTTGGTTAAAATAAAACCCAACCAGTTATGATTGGATttctttttccaacaccaaaccagTAGTCGGATTTTTTTCTCAAATTGATTCAAATTATCGGTTTGATACAGtttgtcggttttttttttttacaccctTAAATATGACAGTGAAGTGACGAGAGAATTTAAGGATTACATTGTCTCTATTATAGATTGGACATTTCCACAGAAATAgggaatttattttaaaaaaataaaaagaagtcaAGAATTAAGCAGGATCTGTTATCTTTGTGATTAACATTATTTCAATTAAACGTAACAAAAAGGTGGAAAATATTAGattttatttataaaaaatacAAGTATTTTGATCTACCTTGACCATCACTCCAACCCGTTATTGGAAATCACCACCGGTATTCACCCTAAAATCATGACTGCCACCAATTTTTGAAACAAAAAAGCAATTGAAATCTCATCGGCAAAAGAGTTCACCGAAATCCCATCGTTTGGttaaaataaaaaacataaaagaaaacaagataaagcTGATTATAAGAACATGATAGAGGAGGAACCTACACTTTGAAAGATATTCCATGAAAAGTGTATTGAGAAAGGATAATGAGAAAGCTTGATATCTAATGAAACGGGAAAAAATGGCTCTTGGTTTTAGTTTGACAGTCGACAGTAACGAGGATGGGAGGAAAGGGATGAAAACAAAAAGGACAAATGGAATAGAAAGGAAAATGACAAAAGGAAAAGACTGACgagaaattaatttaataatataAAATTTATATGTATCAGCCATGTCCACATCACACACTCAAAATTTGGTTATTGTTGCAAATAAGATAATATAAAACAAGATATATAGATAACAGATATGGGAgagaacactttttttttttttttttttgtgttcatAAAAGGATGAGGAACATCCTTATCCTTTTATAGGATATGAAACCACCGAATGTTACATCTCTTTATGAGACTATTAATAAGATATGGTagataagtattaattacatacATGTATATCTAAATGACATCCACTTCAATTAGCGAATACAATTaattcataacactcccccttagATGTCCATTTGAGAGATATTGTGTCTCGataaaaccttactaggaaaaattCAGTGGAAAAAATCGTTAGTGAAGGAACAAAAGTACACACATCTTGTAATACGCATTGagtgttgcctcattaaaaactttATCAGGAAAACCTAATTGGGACAAAACCTTTGTTAAAGAAAAAAGAGTACAATGCATATTTGAAAAGTGTACTGAGAATGGATAAGGAGAAAGCTTGATATCTAATGGAACGGGAAAAAATAGCTCTTGGTTTTAGTTTGACAGTCGACGGTAACGAGGACGGGAGGAAAGGGATGAAAACAAAAAGGACAAACGGAATAGAAAGGAAAATGACAAAAGGAAAAGATTATGACgagaaattaatttaataatataAAATTTATATGTATCAGCCATGTGCACATGACACACTCAGaatttggttattgttgtaaattgAAAGCAAATAAGACAATATAAAACAAGATGTATAGACAAGAGATATGGAAGAAAAcacatttattatttatttcttCTGTGTTCATATAAAGATGAGGAACATCTCTTTTATAGGATATGAAATCATCGAATGTTACATCTCTTTATGAGAGTATTAATAAAATATGTTAGACAAGTATTAATAACATACATGTATATCTAAATGACATCCACTTCAATTAACGAATATAATGAATTCATAACATTCCCCTTTGGATGTCCATTTGAGAGATATTGTGTCTCgataaaaccttactagaaaaaactcAATGGGAGAATCCttatgaaggaaaaagagtacacgcATCTTGTAATACGCATTGagtgttgcctcattaaaaaccttatcaggAAAACCTAATTGGGACAAAACCTTTGTTAAGGGAAAATAGTACAATGCGTATTTGCTCCCCCTAATGGAAATTTCACTTGATATCTCAGAGACGACGCATTCTAATCTTGTATCTTTGCTTCTGAAAGGTTGATGTTGGTAATGCTTTGAACATATCTGCAAGATTATCACTCGGCCGGATATGTTGAACATCTATCTCACCATTCTGTCGACGATCATGTGTGAAAAAGAATTTTGGCGAAATGTGCTTTGTTTTGTCTCCTTTGATATAACCTCCCTTCAATTGAGCTATGCAAGCAACATTATCTTCATACAATATTGTTGGAATCTTCGATTGCAATGAAAGACCACATTACTATAAAATATGTTGAGTCATTGATCTCAACCATACACACTTTcggcttgcttcatgaatagctactaTCTCAACATGATTTGAAGATGTAGCTGATAAAGTTTGTTTCGTTGAACGCCATGATATAGATGTATCCCCATAAGTAAATAGATAACCTGTTTGAGATCGGAATTTATGTAGACCAGacaaataacctgcatctgcataaccaatcACCTCTGATTTGGATTCATTAGAATAAAATAATCCCATATCAATGCTTCCTCTGAGGTATCTGAAAATACCCTTAACACCATTCTGTGACTTTTTGTTGGTGAGGAACTAAACTTGCTAATAAGCTTACTACAAAAGCTATATCAGGTCGAGTATTATTAGAAAGATACATTAGTGCCCCAATCGCACTAAGATACGGAGTTTCATCTCCAAGGAGCTTTTCGTCATCTTCTTGAGGCCGGAAGGATCTTTATTTATATCAAGTGATCTTACAACTATCGGGGTGCTCAATGGATGTGCTATATCCATGTGAAATCGTTTTAGTATCTTTTCAATGTATTTAGACTGATGGACAAATATTCCATTCTTTAAATGCTCAATCTGCAGGCCAAGACAAAATTTTGTCTTCTCAAGATCTTTCATTTCAAACCCTTTCAATTATTCTACTGCCTTCGAAAGTTCTCCAGGAGTTCCAATGATATTCAAATCATCAACATAGACGACTATTATAACAAATTCAGTTTCTGACCTTCTTACATAAACACAAGGGCAAATAGGATCATTTTTATACCCTTCATTTTGCAAATACTTGCTAAGACGATTGTGACACATTCGCCCTGATTGTTTCAATCCGTATAAGGATATCTGAAGCTTTATTGAAAAAGTTTCTCGAGAGCCTTTGTATGCTTCAGGTAATTTGAATCCTTCAGGAATCTTCATAAAAATTTCATTGTCTAGTGAGCCATATAAATAGGCTGTGACAACATCCATTAGGTGCATATCAAGTttttgatgtattgccagacttATCAGATATTTGAGAGTGATTGCATCCACcacaggtgttacacctcgaaaatttcatgtcgtcgcatagtgaatgaactaacgcgagcttaaggataataggaagttcttaaggttataagacggataattagtggttttagaatgcatacgttaagatcttgaagttatgtgaattgataagataagaattgataaggacaagtggagtataagtgaggtttaggaaaggttccgtaaaattttgtgttaaggattgtttggtaaggctgTGAGGATgagtatagggatgtttagatcattaatgaagatATACATGAGTattacatggaaagttgagcaagttctaagaaggacccataagccaaatatgggcataagccatccaaaacgacgatttaaggaaatattTCTGGATGATCTGACTTAGAGGGGACAAAacaccattataagtttggaatttggaaaacacactaagaatgaaagttgtagataattgaaagagatttctaaccataggtcgtgggccctcacacgatatcgggatcaagagttatgacctttttgtTGAACGGAACGACGCAGACAACTTcttccacgaccatgtttcacgacccgtgaaactttccacggaccatatattggtccgtggaatacccagccgAAACGATGactggccagtggtgaaccacgaccagaaccacggaccatataatattccacggaccgtggaagtgtccgtggaagtcccgacgaactGAACAAGTTCTGATTTtatatatgtgatcccacttcatttatttcattctcacacacttcttcatctctcaagacctctagaaggttccaccaacatcatatacaagaaaccaaaggaaatccatgatcaaatacatcaaccaacaagaatcaagagtgtgaaacccattaaagtcatctaagc
Coding sequences:
- the LOC132626455 gene encoding IRK-interacting protein-like, translated to MAEKQISQENDEVGRKKEYNGAISRQEVEAAIAKAVELRATHASLLQGINNSPANLMKCPNSSSSPANLFSAQDYPIFTPSYEAAPLPGSKQLLQDTRDYTDLWDDYGLGGVGNCDEASFSNYTKANSSLRKGGISPHICPADDQRSVTSSCAGQTQITLLRTTSPGGDYSISRRNSMGDLRSFSSCNRCKPAIVSTRSSNVIVPLTDSHSLNQLHPKSKGMNLSWLFPKLKKKNKNENSWREFEDISSVETLKKELVEAKERRESALMEAAEMKSSLGELKQKLEYLETYCEELKKALKQANVQAKDNSLVFNKLIDLPRGENTIPVSEEVMVEGFLQIVSESRLSVKQFCKTLIAQVEETDNSLTDNLNLLLQPYKLSLNSKLSKAVLYHVEAIINQSLFQDFENVVFQKNGAPKHLDPQQDCNDQFSSFVSLRNLSWNEVLRKGTKYYSEDFSKFCDQKMCCIITTLNWRRPWPEQLLQAFFVATKCIWLLHLLAFSFDPPLGILRVEENTTFDNNYMEDVFADKQKTQGLVKIMVMPGFYVRDKVHRCKVICRHKSAT